In Palaemon carinicauda isolate YSFRI2023 chromosome 1, ASM3689809v2, whole genome shotgun sequence, the genomic stretch tatatatatatatatatatatatatatatatatatatatatatatatatatatatatatgtgtgtgtgtgtgtgtgtgtgtgctcacaaATATGTAAGTAACCTTTTATATCAAAAGTAGCTTCAATGGCAATAAACGTGACATATGCGTATACACCACTTTTTTCTTCTATATGTCGTTTTCTTGTTCTCAGCTCATTTTTCAATCGTTATATATGTTCATTGCAcacattctttattttttataaactcCCTTAGTATCGATAATTCATGAACAGAGATTTCCCAGATTTCCGAGGCAAAATGCATTAGAAATGCCTTGTATACACAACTTCCTTTCCAGATGAAGCTGTTCTTGTTGACTGCTGTTCTTTACAATGCAATACCAGTCTATTCGTCGCCAAAAAGAGGTAAGGCAGGGACATTTGTCAAAGTAATACAGTGTATGTAATTTATATGACTTAAGAGCGCTATACTTTTTACAGATTTCTTGCATTGGATTTCATAacaatattacaaaaaaataacaCCTTGAATTTCAAAGTCTAGCTTGAATTGTATAAAGATATCAATAATGGAGATTTTACTGTACACCCTTTCCATAGGATAAGGAGTTTCTCAATATTTCTGTGTGgtgttcatttaaaataaaaacCTGATTATATGTACCATTTTAACCCATCTAAATACTAATATTTCAATATGATATGATTTTTGAAGGTGTCGTCAATGAGGAGACAAGGTGTCTTTCCTTGATGAAACCAAGAAAGGAACCAAATGGAACAACGGAAGGAGCTGCAACGTTGAATGCAATGTGTTCGGCACAGACCGGAGTCAACACGCAAGGTATGATGGCAGTCATAACTTGCCTGTCatttccaagtacaaaatacctatccgatatatatttaaaaatgcatAACAATACATTAACATTGAGTAGCATTACATCCATATTTTccaacatacatgtatatgtggaaaaacttttttttttctataaaaaacaaGACAACCTTTGTAACAATACAAAAGCAGACATGCataaatacaatacaaaaaaaacacaaagtcacacaaacacacacacacacatacacacacacacacacacacacacatatatatatatatatatatatatatatatatatatatatatatatatacatataatgtatatatacatacatacatactgtatatatatcatatatttactgcatgtgtgtgtacgtgtattccCGCACAGAGAATGAGCCCTTATTGACTATACTAaatgatttatttataattatcatccTTTACTGTCTTCAACATTCGTCCAATTCCAGGAAACGGAGGCACGGAAGAGGACTCCGTGAGACTAGTCAGTGATGAAATGAAAGATCATAATTCAAACTGCGCTTTGTCAATTGCTATGATGGAAAAAGGGCTGGTGAGATTTAACTAAACTATCGAAAAGCATTAAAAACAAGTTCTCtttattgaaataagaaaaaagccTTATGCATATCTAAATGTCACAAAAACTGACAAATCAAATGAAATACCTTTACAGAAATTCAGAGATAAAAAATCCACAACATAAAATGCCTAAAATGTTAACTGTTTGTACATCTATACCTCTCtctctacagtgtatatatatatatatatatatatatatatatatatatatatatatatatatatatatatatatatatatatatatatatatatatatatatatatatatatatatatatatatatatatatataaaacatgtacgAGAAGTCAAACTAAACATTACCCAGTCTCATTCTTTTCAGCTTGACCAGGGAGGGAAAATAAATTCAACAGCAGCTCAAGACTTTTTATCCGAGACTATTACTTTTAACTTGGGTTCCAATGATATGGCTGTCTACATGAAGGAACAAGTTCCCATGTGCGTTCAAAACACAACAGAAGAACAGTTTCCGGTGAGTTGGAAGGAATTTTTGGGATGTGCATTTGATTTCAGGAACTAAAATTAAATTTCTGGTGCTGATAAAGAAGCTAGACACTTAATTAATTCTTtgatcatcccctcctacgcctattgacgcaaagggcctctgttagatttcgtctctatcttgagcttccaattcaatacttctctattcaccatctacttcacacttcatagtcctcagccatgtaagccagggttttccaactcttctagttccttgtggagtgcgaaaagcatgcccaaactatctccatctacccatcaccatgatctcatccacgtatggcacccgagtaatctcttttagtttcatttctaatcctgcccggtcatttaactcccaatgttcttctgatggctttgtttccATAACTATtcaatctattggatattgtttcattgtcataccagaactcatgaccatacagtaacacagatttccctaaactgatatatagcctgatttttatatgtaattacagacgatttgatttccacattttacttaacctagccattgctggatttgctttttttcaatatttcactaaactctaattctatagaccttgtattggcgctcatagttcctaaatacttgaatgattctacctcattaatcctttctccttccaataatatttcatcttccaatgcatattccgttctcatcatcagtctttttctttatttattttgagcccaacctcctgtcataattcatgcattctggtaagcaagcatactctaggtcagctaatttcctattaccaatccagtccaatccttcttcgccaTTTCCAGCTGTTCtaccgcattacaaaatccatgagaaggataaacaacacagatgacaacacattcccttggagtacttcactgttcactggaaatacatttgataagactcaactaacattaactatgcatttgctatgctcatgaacagacgtactcaaatttacatatttaagaggaactccataataacgtaggcaAGTATTTCAATTATTAAACTTTTTCTGGGGAGATCTATGGCCAGAAAAAGCTCAGGTCAAACTAGGATAGATAAATAATGCAATGTGAATACTTAAGAAAAAGATGGTTAATAAATGAGTGATTCTCTTATATGATGAGAATATTACATGACTTTAGTAAAGCAGAAAAAATAATTACACAAGACGGAGAACTGGAGACCTGTGAGTGGGTGCCATTATAGATGAGCCACCAAGATTTTTCGTGAATACCCTTTCATAATTTGGTAATGAAATATTCATTACACTATCCATTATCATTGCCCTTATCACCCATAtacataaatttcttatttctaattccTTTATCTCCATACAGATACTACGGTACCAAGAGTGTATACTAAATTCGTGCAAGAAAGCCCTCTTGACTACACGTTGATCTTATTGTTTCAAGAGCAATGACCTCAAAGATGACGTCGAAACATCCACCTTGAAGGCCCAGGTATCTTTTATAAAAAGATACTGAtaataatacatttctttttagttaATCACCATTTAAGACCTCATGCTAGTTATATTCTATATGATTATAAATTTAATTTACAAACCGACCTTTTAAATCAATTCACTATTACCTATGTCTGATGTTTTCACATTAAAGCAATGCATTCATCAATGATTTTGTTTCATTCCAAAGTTTTATTCCTTGCGGAAACTTCTTTCTATCTCTCTATTTACTGCCACGATTAAGACCATTTTCAAGAACTTCCACTTGGCAAATCCGGATTTCTTGGCTAGTGACCATCAACTTATCAAAGAACAGAAGAGACTTAGTATTCATGACCATTCaagacatatttatatttatattcaagatAGAATATCTTCAAGATAGAATTATCTTCAGTTCATAAGTCTAATACAATAATTTGCTATGATGATTTGCAGTCTACATACTCATACCTGGGCATTTCCAAATAGTCTAAAGGAGCAGGACATATAATACCAAACAAGAAAGTATCGTCACGGAGGAAGTTCTGAACAGCGACAGTTTTGTCCGCTCACGCTATACTGTAGATAGAATATTTGACTGGAGACATGAATAACTAACTTCAAGGAGTTTACCATTGTTTTTTTAAAACCTCCCTTATCCATGGATAAAAAAGGACTACTTAGACAACTCTTATCCGTACATTTCGGGCTATCACTTGTGGATAAGTCGAAAACATCTTGGTGGAGTTGATAATACAATTTCTTTTAGGCCCACGAAGATTGTAGATACAGAAAGTGGGGAAGAAAACTTCGAAGCAATCTACCTTTGAGTATTTCAGTATTTTTAAACAAATTCAGCAAGATAATTCATTAgaggtaatatataaatatttgcgtaATCGAATTTTGCTGGTGTTTGGTGAACGAATTTACTGATATGGACTtaattgattagaaaaaaaaatctaacctaCGTCTATCAACACTATTACGTTATATAGACAGGCATAAAGGCAATATTCAAAATAGGTGACTTTGATTCTAAGCATATAACTTGAATTCCATTGAAATATGCACAGCCTTGTCGAAATCCATTGGTTGCTCACTTGGTGGCTGAGCACACAATGTCTAATGAAATCATGCATCCCTATACACGTCACAGGGAGCATAGGTTAGAATCTTAGATAGCGGTTTTCTACTAATATATTGGATTAGGTTTATTAATGTGGTCTATATACCCCGGAGCTGAGGCCTAGGAGGACATTCAGCGTCCAAGTAAAACGGGGGTGAAAACCCTTAAGTTACACTACAATATAAAAGATAGAGGAGGCTGGGCAGTAAAAAAGAAGAAATGCAACCGGAACGGaggtaaaatataaagataaaaagcaAGTGCGAGTTAGGGGCCGAGGGAACACTGCATAGAACCCTCAAGTAATGTCTAGAGATAGCGTTGAAACTCTCAACATACTTAAATTTTCTTTAGGCGTAAGTTATGCCCAAGGTAAACTAGCTCCACATCACAAATTTTTCACTAAGCTGTCATGATGAGGAAAGTTTCAAATCAAGTCTCAGTAAAGGTCCTGGCTTCGAAAAGAATATGCCCTACAGAGATGAAATCCACGTGGCCAGGGCAGATGCAATTATCAGGTACAATTTCTTTAGGCGGACGTTATTCCTaggataaaattattttgatattaagaaGTGGTGAAGGCTTAATATTAGAAGATATAAGAATTTCACGGGCATAATTACTGGTATActattatatactgtgtgtgtctacatatatatatatatatatatatatatatatatatatatatatatatatatatatatatatatatatatatatatatatatatatatatatgttgaagaaGACACAAAAGAAGGTTCATAGATTCTACTGCAGAAAAGAAGTATATGTTAAGCATATGTGGGTATTTGAGAAAtcactgaaaagaagaagaaaagaggtgAGTTACCTGTCAGAAATAAAATTGGAAATCTTCTAACTATGGAATCTGAAATTATAGCTATATGGAAAGAACATTTTGAAAAGGCACTGAATAGGCCACCCCCAACTAACCAGGAAAACATCCTCGAGGCCGAATATAATCTTCCTATAAAGTCAGTGACATTAGGGGGGCAGAAGTCGTTTTGgtgatcaaacaaatgaaaaactgtAAGTCACGATGAATGACTGCAATTGCACCTGAAACGTTGAAGGCTGGTGAGATTCAAACACCCATTGTGTTCAATGAATTATACAATCACATGTGGCGAGATGAAGTCAAGCCTGTTGAATGGAAAAAGAAAGGGATTATTGTTACAGGACCTTACAGGACCCAAAAAGGGAGATTTGACAGACTGTGAATTGGCGAGGGGTCACATTGTCACCAGTAGGTATGAATGTTTTTCCAaagtaatattgaataaaatagaacCTGTAATACATAGAATACTTCGAAGAGAGCAAGCATGTTTCAAAAAGGGTAGAGGATGTGACGATCAAATTTGTATTCTACGACATATAGCCCAAGAGACTAATCAACTAAACTCACCTTTTATTTCATGTTTTGCGGATTTTAGAGAAAACATTTGATAGTGAATCACGTAGTATGTTAAAGAAAGATTCAGAGGCACAATGAGATATGTACCActcgcgtgtcacacgatcgtacatagtaatgacatttttcttttttatatatatattatcttttgtatcgtcgctctcccgtcgcactgacagcaacttgtatcaacatgtctgcctatttcattgttaactgttaacagaacctatagccggttggacaa encodes the following:
- the Obp19d gene encoding uncharacterized protein Obp19d; this encodes MQMKLFLLTAVLYNAIPVYSSPKRGVVNEETRCLSLMKPRKEPNGTTEGAATLNAMCSAQTGVNTQGNGGTEEDSVRLVSDEMKDHNSNCALSIAMMEKGLLDQGGKINSTAAQDFLSETITFNLGSNDMAVYMKEQVPMCVQNTTEEQFPILRYQECILNSCKKALLTTR